In Papaver somniferum cultivar HN1 chromosome 1, ASM357369v1, whole genome shotgun sequence, a genomic segment contains:
- the LOC113354308 gene encoding uncharacterized protein LOC113354308, translated as MAADTSAFKRPPSLFRNFVSREPSSTFPAESGRYHLYISYACPWATRCLAYLKVKGLEKVVSFSSVKPVWGRTKETDDHMGWLFPASSTEEPGAEPDHLNGAKSARELYELASANYTGRYIIPI; from the exons ATGGCTGCTGATACTAGTGCTTTCAAACGTCCACCATCGTTATTCCGTAATTTTGTTTCAAGAGAACCATCATCAACATTTCCTGCAGAATCCGGAAGATACCATCTCTATATATCCTATGCGTGTCCTTGGGCTACTAGATGCCTTGCATATTTGAAGGTTAAGGGTCTTGAGAAGGTTGTCAGCTTTTCG TCAGTTAAACCTGTATGGGGAAGAACAAAGGAGACTGATGATCATATGGGTTGGCTGTTTCCAGCATCTAGTACAGAGGAACCGGGAGCTGAACCTGATCACCTGAATGGGGCAAAATCAGCTAGGGAACTCTATGAACTTGCTAGTGCAAATTATACTGGCAGATATATTATTCCT ATATAG
- the LOC113280150 gene encoding uncharacterized protein LOC113280150, protein MQSPASFISIRNFRITLSSAVRQMARSSLDEMADTGAFNRTPSTFRSFVSRDPSSAFPAESGRYHLYISYACPWASRCLAYLKIKGLEKAISFSSVKPVWGRTKETDEHMGWVFPTSSTEEPGAEPDHLNGAKSARGLYELASANYTGKYTVPILWDKKLKTIVNNESSEIIRMLNAEFNDIAENAALDLYPVHLQSQIDKVNEWVYDDINNGVYKCGFAKKQEPYEEAANKLYQALDKCEVILSKNRYICGESLTEADIRLFVTLIRFDEVYAVHFKCNKKLLREYPNLFNYTKDIFQIPGMSSTVNMKHIKKHYYGSHPSINPFGIIPLGPDTDYSSPHDRQKFTS, encoded by the exons ATGCAATCACCAGCTTCTTTCATCTCTATCAGAAATTTCAGGATTACCCTTTCATCAG ctgttcGTCAAATGGCTCGTTCATCGTTAGACGAGATGGCAGATACAGGTGCTTTCAATCGTACACCGTCGACATTCCGCAGTTTTGTTTCAAGAGATCCATCATCAGCTTTTCCTGCGGAATCCGGAAGATACCATCTCTATATATCCTATGCGTGTCCTTGGGCTAGTAGATGCCTTGCGTATTTGAAGATTAAGGGTCTTGAGAAGGCCATCAGCTTTTCG TCAGTTAAACCTGTATGGGGAAGAACAAAGGAGACTGATGAACATATGGGTTGGGTGTTTCCAACTTCTAGTACAGAGGAACCGGGGGCTGAACCTGATCACCTGAATGGGGCAAAATCGGCTAGGGGACTCTATGAGCTTGCTAGTGCAAATTATACTGGAAAATATACTGTTCCT ATTCTGTGGGATAAGAAGCTCAAAACAATTGTGAACAATGAGAGTTCAGAAATAATACGAATGCTCAATGCTGAATTCAACGATATAGCAGAAAATGCAGCTCTGGACCTTTACCCTGTTCACTTGCAATCCCAGATTGACAAGGTTAATGAATGGGTTTATGACGACATCAACAATGGTGTTTATAAGTGCGGGTTTGCTAAGAAACAAGAGCCTTATGAAGAG GCTGCAAATAAACTATATCAAGCTCTGGACAAATGTGAGGTCATACTCAGCAAGAACCggtatatatgtggggaatctCTGACTGAAGCTGATATTCGGCTGTTTGTAACTCTTATAAGATTTGATGAG GTTTATGCCGTTCATTTCAAGTGCAACAAGAAGCTTCTCCGGGAATACCCTAATCTGTTCAATTACACTAAAGATATCTTCCAAATCCCTGGCATGAGTTCCACTGTCAACATGAAACATATCAAGAAACACTACTACGGAAGCCATCCTTCTATTAATCCGTTTGGTATCATTCCTCTTGGTCCTGATACGGATTATTCTTCTCCTCATGATAGACAGAAGTTCACTTCTTAG